The following coding sequences lie in one Mucilaginibacter sp. KACC 22773 genomic window:
- a CDS encoding citrate synthase, whose amino-acid sequence MSETAQLKIGDKTFELPVIEGTEGEKAIDISKLRDQSGYVTLDIGYKNTGATKSAITFLDGEKGILKYRGYSIEQLAENASFIEVAYLLIYGELPKEQELADFQYQVSRHTLVHEDMKKFFDGFPSKSHPMGQLSSLIGALAAFNPESLKPGLSVEEVNLEIMKLLAKMSTVVSWIYKKSLGHPVVYPQNKYDYVTNFLYMTFAERTEDYKVDRVVVDVMNKLLILHADHEQNCSTSTVRIVGSSDANLYASISAGISALWGPLHGGANQAVIEMLEKIKNDGGDTDKWIAKAKDKNDPFRLMGFGHRVYKNFDPRAKIIKKACDDILEKLGINDEVLEIAKKLEEVALKDPYFVERKLYPNVDFYSGIIYRALGFPTEMFTVLFALGRLPGWIAQWKEMKANKEPIGRPRQIYTGDTDREYKDIKER is encoded by the coding sequence ATGTCGGAAACAGCACAGCTAAAAATTGGTGATAAAACATTTGAACTCCCGGTAATTGAGGGTACAGAAGGCGAAAAAGCAATAGATATTTCAAAACTGCGAGATCAAAGCGGTTACGTAACGCTGGATATCGGCTACAAAAACACAGGTGCTACCAAAAGCGCCATTACTTTTTTGGATGGGGAAAAAGGCATCCTTAAATATCGCGGTTACTCGATTGAACAACTGGCCGAAAATGCCAGTTTTATTGAAGTAGCCTACTTATTGATATATGGCGAATTACCAAAAGAGCAGGAGTTAGCCGATTTTCAATACCAGGTTAGCCGCCACACCCTTGTGCACGAGGATATGAAAAAGTTTTTTGATGGCTTTCCATCAAAATCACATCCTATGGGCCAGTTGTCGTCATTAATTGGCGCATTAGCTGCTTTTAATCCCGAATCGTTAAAGCCAGGTTTATCTGTCGAGGAAGTGAACCTCGAGATTATGAAGCTGCTGGCTAAAATGAGCACAGTAGTATCATGGATCTACAAAAAATCGTTAGGCCACCCGGTTGTGTATCCACAAAATAAATACGATTATGTAACCAACTTCCTGTACATGACGTTTGCCGAGCGTACAGAAGATTATAAAGTTGATAGGGTAGTGGTAGATGTAATGAATAAACTACTGATACTGCATGCCGATCATGAGCAAAACTGCTCAACGTCAACAGTACGTATTGTAGGTTCATCAGATGCTAATTTATACGCGTCTATTTCGGCAGGTATTTCAGCACTTTGGGGCCCGCTGCATGGTGGCGCAAACCAGGCTGTGATAGAAATGCTGGAGAAAATTAAAAACGACGGTGGAGATACTGATAAATGGATAGCCAAGGCAAAGGATAAAAACGATCCTTTTCGTTTAATGGGTTTTGGTCACCGGGTATATAAAAATTTCGACCCGAGGGCCAAGATCATTAAGAAGGCCTGTGATGATATATTAGAAAAATTAGGCATCAATGACGAGGTACTGGAAATAGCCAAAAAGCTGGAAGAAGTAGCCCTGAAAGACCCTTATTTTGTTGAGCGCAAGCTGTACCCCAACGTTGATTTTTACTCAGGTATCATTTACCGGGCATTAGGTTTCCCAACCGAGATGTTTACCGTACTATTCGCCCTTGGTCGCCTGCCAGGTTGGATAGCCCAATGGAAAGAGATGAAAGCCAACAAAGAACCCATTGGCCGCCCGCGCCAGATTTATACCGGCGATACCGACAGGGAGTATAAGGATATAAAAGAACGGTAG
- a CDS encoding RagB/SusD family nutrient uptake outer membrane protein produces MKRNSIKIVIIAGLISGSLVSCTKKLDLLPTNDITSAQVYSTATGYKQAFAKVYGSFALTGNQGPAGNGDIQGIDEGTSDYFRLLWCAQELSTDEAVIGWGDVGLPDFHNMSWSSSNVFLKGLYYRSMYQITLANDFIRQSSDANLSSRGISGTDADNIRRFKTEARFLRAYQYASLMDLFGNPPFVTENDALGSTLPKQISRKDLFTYVESELKAIDAGLADPKTNEYGRADKAAAWALLARIYLNAKVYTGTERYTDAITYSKKVIGAGYSLISDYTKLMRADNNLNTNEFILTINYDGLHTQSYGGATFMTHAPVGGSMPASDFGISGGWGGARTTKALVSLFPGGASSADKRAQFYTNGQNLEISEIGTFTDGYAITKFKNVKINGGAPQSLDFADMDIPIFRLPEMYLIYAEAVLRGGTGGDPVTALAYVNALRTRAYGNITGNLATLTVDNILDERGRELYWEGFRRTDLIRYGKFVEDTYLWPFKGGAKSGKGVESFRTLYPLPSSDVAANTNLKQNTGY; encoded by the coding sequence ATGAAAAGAAATTCAATTAAAATAGTAATAATCGCCGGTTTGATATCCGGTAGTTTGGTATCATGTACCAAAAAACTCGACCTGCTCCCAACCAATGATATTACATCTGCGCAGGTTTATAGCACCGCAACCGGTTATAAGCAGGCATTTGCAAAAGTTTATGGAAGTTTTGCGCTGACAGGCAACCAGGGGCCTGCCGGAAATGGCGACATACAGGGTATAGACGAAGGTACTTCTGACTATTTCCGCTTACTGTGGTGCGCCCAGGAATTATCAACAGATGAAGCTGTTATAGGCTGGGGAGATGTGGGATTGCCCGATTTCCATAATATGAGTTGGTCATCAAGCAATGTGTTTTTAAAAGGCTTGTACTATCGCTCAATGTATCAAATCACACTCGCTAATGATTTCATCCGCCAGTCATCTGATGCAAATTTGAGCAGCAGGGGGATCTCTGGCACCGATGCCGATAACATACGCAGATTTAAAACAGAAGCCCGTTTTTTAAGAGCTTATCAATATGCGTCATTAATGGATTTGTTTGGCAACCCGCCTTTTGTAACAGAAAACGATGCACTGGGCTCAACTTTACCTAAACAAATTTCGCGCAAGGACCTATTTACTTATGTTGAAAGCGAATTAAAAGCAATTGACGCCGGTTTAGCCGACCCTAAAACCAACGAATATGGCCGTGCTGATAAAGCAGCCGCATGGGCGTTATTGGCGAGAATATATTTAAACGCCAAAGTTTATACCGGTACCGAAAGGTATACCGACGCTATAACCTACTCTAAAAAAGTGATCGGAGCTGGCTACTCATTAATTAGCGATTATACTAAGCTGATGCGTGCCGACAATAATTTGAACACAAATGAATTTATCCTTACAATTAATTATGATGGGCTACATACGCAAAGCTATGGTGGTGCAACTTTTATGACCCATGCACCTGTGGGTGGCTCAATGCCAGCATCAGATTTTGGTATAAGCGGTGGATGGGGTGGTGCGCGCACCACAAAAGCGTTAGTTAGCTTATTCCCGGGCGGCGCTTCGAGTGCCGATAAACGCGCACAATTTTACACAAATGGCCAAAATCTTGAAATTAGCGAGATAGGCACTTTTACGGATGGTTATGCCATAACTAAATTTAAGAATGTTAAAATAAACGGAGGCGCCCCGCAAAGTTTGGATTTTGCCGATATGGACATTCCAATCTTCCGTTTACCCGAAATGTACCTTATTTATGCCGAAGCAGTTTTGCGTGGCGGCACAGGTGGCGACCCTGTTACTGCTTTAGCTTACGTAAATGCACTGCGTACACGTGCATATGGAAATATTACCGGAAATTTAGCCACCTTAACTGTTGATAATATTCTTGATGAAAGAGGCCGTGAATTGTATTGGGAAGGTTTTCGCCGGACAGATTTGATTCGTTATGGAAAATTTGTTGAGGATACCTACCTGTGGCCATTTAAAGGCGGTGCCAAAAGCGGTAAAGGTGTTGAATCGTTCCGTACCCTTTACCCATTGCCAAGCAGCGATGTTGCAGCAAATACCAATTTGAAACAAAATACAGGATATTAA
- a CDS encoding PAS domain-containing hybrid sensor histidine kinase/response regulator, which produces MASTYITILAFLIINNYILLTINGFGHAYLFSSITIFIALTLFCNKAWEFVTICGLNLLAIIAAYINGPRLNISLPVLAVLIVVFSIIAYVSFLVVKSYQYKLKNAVDNVMQLNSNLIANDGMLRQSREDLSSLINSLNDIIYEFNEDKVCQNAWFSDLTKITVNPRAFIGKKIEDVLGTDKAKKYNEALDYVIQTRLSTSFDFMSDFDPDLWFIAKVVPIFDRNGAYMQRISLVFVDISEQKRYANALKANEALLLEAQAISKTGNWWYDSITSEAYWSDNLFSLLEIESIPPNISKFHYYISLIHQDDRKNAEAYLSSVHQITQPQFEHKFITPKGNLKYIKIIRGDLLQADDGSGKKIFGVLQDITEAKLSEKAIKVSQVELVEAQTIAKIGNWKWNLTTNLLAWSDELNIIYEVSAVDPRELNQIRLLLKYVHPNDRHILKQLLRKPENLKDISQEYRIITPNGNVKYLSVIIGKLMRRDDGTIRKIIGTLQDITERKQAELDYRQSESKYKLVLETINLAAVTLDKNGNVIFCNKYLAKLLGYSQTEIAGMNWMEHFIPHDLKDFMTNWFKNNAVEAHFINPIICRNGEERIISWQNTIIFDENGDLRETSSIGEDITDQQKARQELIWAKEVAEKASKFKSEFLSIMSHEIRTPMNAVIGTTNLLLSENPRPEQLEYLNTLKFSGENLLAIINDILDYNKIEAGKLELNNSPFNLHQLIHKIKQSFHARITEKQLYLDVVIDDGIPEMVTGDNMRLSQVMNNLVSNAVKFTHTGGVTIKLEKELINSTTVTVKFTVTDTGIGISADSFGIVFDPFMQDKHVINNDYGGTGLGLAITKRLVELHNSTISVISELHEGTSFAFSIAFNIASKTTGHQPVTPSVAGFTLNLAGMNILVVDDNKMNLMIATRFLKKWNASTDEALNGEIAVNMVNNNSYNLIIMDLQMPVMDGFEASAIIKKSHPDIPIIALTADAMPETYNKALEAGMSDYLTKPFVPETLFEKAAKYYNPAVSVNQ; this is translated from the coding sequence ATGGCAAGTACTTACATCACAATTTTAGCTTTCCTGATAATTAATAATTACATATTATTAACCATTAATGGTTTTGGGCATGCATACCTGTTTAGCTCCATTACCATATTTATAGCCCTTACTTTGTTTTGTAATAAAGCATGGGAATTTGTTACCATTTGCGGCCTTAATTTACTGGCAATCATCGCTGCTTATATTAATGGCCCCCGGCTTAATATATCGCTGCCTGTACTGGCGGTGCTTATTGTGGTTTTCTCCATCATCGCCTACGTGTCATTCCTGGTTGTAAAATCATATCAATATAAGCTTAAAAATGCTGTCGATAATGTAATGCAGCTTAACAGTAACCTGATAGCTAATGACGGCATGTTGCGCCAAAGCCGGGAAGACCTTTCATCGCTCATAAACTCATTAAATGATATTATTTATGAGTTTAATGAAGATAAGGTTTGCCAAAACGCCTGGTTTAGCGATTTAACAAAAATAACAGTTAACCCAAGAGCATTTATAGGAAAAAAAATAGAAGACGTATTAGGCACAGACAAGGCGAAGAAATATAATGAGGCGCTTGATTATGTAATACAAACCCGTTTGTCAACGTCTTTTGATTTCATGTCGGATTTTGATCCCGATCTTTGGTTTATAGCTAAGGTTGTGCCAATTTTTGACAGGAATGGCGCATATATGCAGCGTATTTCGTTAGTTTTTGTAGATATATCCGAACAAAAAAGATATGCAAACGCTCTAAAGGCCAATGAAGCTCTTTTACTTGAGGCACAGGCCATTTCAAAAACCGGTAACTGGTGGTATGATAGCATTACAAGTGAAGCCTATTGGTCAGATAACTTATTCAGCCTGCTCGAGATTGAGAGTATCCCCCCTAATATCAGCAAATTTCATTATTATATTAGCCTCATCCACCAGGACGACCGCAAAAATGCCGAAGCTTACCTATCAAGCGTTCACCAGATAACACAGCCCCAGTTTGAACATAAATTTATTACGCCGAAGGGCAATTTAAAATATATTAAAATTATCCGTGGCGATTTGTTGCAGGCTGATGATGGCAGTGGTAAAAAGATTTTTGGCGTATTGCAGGACATCACAGAAGCTAAGCTATCTGAAAAAGCTATAAAAGTTAGCCAGGTAGAACTGGTGGAAGCCCAAACCATTGCCAAAATAGGTAACTGGAAATGGAACTTAACCACAAACCTGCTTGCCTGGTCGGATGAATTGAACATTATATATGAAGTTTCGGCCGTTGACCCGCGGGAATTAAACCAAATAAGGTTGTTGTTAAAATATGTTCATCCTAATGACAGGCATATTTTAAAGCAATTGCTCAGAAAACCCGAAAATTTAAAAGATATCTCGCAAGAATACCGCATAATTACCCCAAATGGCAACGTAAAATATCTAAGCGTAATTATAGGTAAGCTAATGAGGCGCGATGATGGCACCATACGTAAAATCATTGGTACTTTACAGGATATAACAGAACGCAAACAAGCCGAATTAGACTACCGGCAGTCAGAAAGCAAGTATAAATTGGTTTTAGAGACCATTAACCTGGCAGCCGTTACTTTAGATAAAAACGGTAACGTGATTTTTTGCAATAAATACCTGGCCAAACTGCTTGGTTACTCCCAAACCGAAATTGCAGGTATGAACTGGATGGAACATTTTATACCGCACGACTTAAAAGATTTTATGACCAACTGGTTTAAAAATAATGCGGTGGAAGCCCATTTTATTAATCCTATTATTTGCCGCAATGGCGAGGAACGGATTATAAGCTGGCAAAACACCATTATTTTTGACGAAAATGGCGACCTGAGAGAAACCAGTAGCATTGGCGAAGATATAACCGACCAGCAAAAGGCACGGCAAGAGTTGATCTGGGCGAAAGAGGTGGCCGAAAAGGCATCGAAATTTAAATCGGAGTTTTTGTCGATCATGAGCCATGAGATACGCACCCCGATGAATGCGGTTATTGGCACTACCAATTTATTACTCTCGGAAAATCCCCGGCCAGAGCAACTGGAATACCTGAATACCTTAAAGTTTTCGGGCGAGAACCTGCTGGCTATCATCAATGACATTTTAGATTATAATAAAATTGAGGCAGGCAAACTTGAGCTTAACAACTCGCCGTTCAACCTTCATCAATTAATCCATAAAATAAAGCAGTCCTTTCACGCCAGGATTACCGAAAAGCAATTATATCTGGATGTTGTAATTGACGATGGTATACCAGAAATGGTAACCGGCGACAACATGCGTTTAAGCCAGGTAATGAACAACCTGGTGAGCAATGCTGTAAAGTTTACCCATACCGGCGGGGTTACCATTAAACTGGAGAAAGAACTAATAAACAGCACTACTGTAACGGTTAAGTTTACGGTTACCGATACCGGGATAGGCATCAGTGCCGATAGTTTCGGTATTGTTTTTGATCCGTTTATGCAGGATAAGCATGTAATTAATAATGATTATGGCGGTACCGGCCTTGGCCTTGCCATCACCAAACGCCTGGTTGAGTTGCACAACAGCACTATATCTGTTATAAGCGAACTGCACGAGGGCACATCCTTTGCATTTTCTATCGCCTTTAATATAGCTTCAAAAACTACAGGCCATCAGCCTGTTACACCATCTGTGGCCGGGTTTACACTTAACCTGGCTGGCATGAATATACTGGTAGTTGATGACAATAAAATGAACCTGATGATTGCCACCCGTTTTTTAAAAAAATGGAATGCGAGTACTGACGAGGCGCTAAATGGCGAGATAGCCGTAAATATGGTAAACAATAACAGCTATAACCTTATCATTATGGATTTACAGATGCCGGTTATGGATGGATTTGAAGCTTCAGCTATTATCAAAAAATCGCACCCGGATATACCCATCATAGCATTAACAGCCGATGCCATGCCCGAAACCTACAACAAAGCCTTAGAAGCAGGTATGAGCGATTATCTTACCAAGCCTTTTGTACCCGAAACTTTGTTTGAAAAAGCGGCCAAATATTATAACCCTGCGGTGAGTGTAAATCAGTAA
- a CDS encoding SusE domain-containing protein encodes MKKNLNRVLAIGSITLLMLTSCKKDESNKVVASSNTKAGTLSASETTLVLTKANQDKTAITFTLQSPNYGFSAAVTNTLQISASSDFSSPKEVAIGTKVTTKSYTVLDFNAMILALNLSTGVNSTVQARLKTQLTGATATPIYSNVVTLNVTPYALISFLYVPGAYQGWKPETADSLQSATSNGVYTGVINFTAGNLEYKITPAKVWTNSYGITSAGVVTYNGGDNFKVPSAGSYFLTLDLNKNTMVAKQTLWAVIGDATPGGWGGDTDLQFSNATQQWIGTIALIGGKQLKFRLNHDWGVNFGATGSTLVAGGDNINVSASGTYKVVLDLNANTYSLTKL; translated from the coding sequence ATGAAAAAGAATTTAAACCGTGTTTTAGCCATTGGCAGCATCACGCTGCTTATGCTGACGTCGTGTAAAAAGGATGAAAGTAATAAGGTGGTAGCTTCATCCAACACAAAAGCAGGTACATTAAGTGCGTCAGAAACAACCCTGGTTTTAACTAAAGCCAATCAGGACAAAACAGCCATCACATTTACGCTGCAATCACCTAATTACGGCTTTAGCGCAGCTGTCACAAACACGCTGCAGATAAGTGCGTCTTCCGATTTTAGTAGTCCGAAAGAAGTTGCAATTGGCACTAAGGTTACTACCAAAAGTTACACTGTGTTAGATTTTAATGCCATGATATTGGCACTTAACCTGAGCACAGGAGTAAATTCAACGGTGCAGGCCCGTTTAAAAACACAACTAACCGGTGCTACCGCAACGCCTATTTATTCAAACGTTGTAACCCTAAATGTAACACCTTATGCTTTGATATCATTTCTATATGTACCTGGTGCCTATCAGGGATGGAAACCGGAAACAGCCGATAGCCTTCAATCGGCTACAAGCAATGGGGTTTATACTGGTGTTATTAACTTTACTGCAGGTAATCTTGAATATAAAATTACCCCCGCCAAAGTTTGGACTAACTCATACGGAATTACATCGGCAGGGGTTGTAACCTACAATGGTGGCGATAATTTTAAAGTGCCCTCAGCCGGTTCATATTTCCTTACGTTAGATCTCAACAAAAACACCATGGTTGCAAAACAAACTCTATGGGCGGTAATTGGCGATGCTACACCAGGCGGATGGGGTGGCGATACGGATCTTCAATTTAGCAATGCTACCCAGCAATGGATAGGAACAATTGCCCTTATTGGTGGCAAACAATTAAAGTTTCGGCTAAATCATGATTGGGGTGTTAATTTCGGCGCTACAGGAAGTACACTTGTTGCTGGTGGAGATAATATTAATGTTAGCGCATCCGGGACATACAAAGTTGTCTTAGATTTAAATGCGAATACATACTCGCTTACAAAACTATAA